In Burkholderia contaminans, the following proteins share a genomic window:
- a CDS encoding primosomal protein N' has protein sequence MSGTYLRVALDHPLATLFDYRCDAQPAPGPGTLVQVPFGKRQAVGLVCEVTTHTDVPPSRLRAIDAICTDLPPLSPDWLALVSFAADYYQRGRGEVALPALPQALRDAGRWGRLLAPEVRYRPTETGRAALPDALPARGAALRRLAQALVDTGSLALPDARALHPKAAATLDDWAARGWVDVEEIGWADAPVPKAVDNLLAAGGRTVPPALTDQQAEALDAIRAAQGFAPFLLHGVTGSGKTEVYLHALASLLDARPDAQALVLVPEINLTPQFEAAFRARFAGALPDDAIVTLHSGLAEGERARNWLAAHTGRARIVLGTRLAVLASMPTLALIVVDEEHEPAYKQQEGLRYSARDLAVWRAKQLGITVVLGSATPSLESWWQAEQGRYTRLTLSRRAVADATLPTVRLIDLEEERRRGRASMGGLSGPLVAALKARLERGEQSLVFLNRRGYAPQLACDACGWVAGCPRCSAYVVLHKPEHALRCHHCGWESRIPRSCPECGNVDIAPLGRGTQRIEEALAEAVPGARVLRIDADSTRRKGSAQALFSDVHAGEVDILVGTQMIAKGHDFQRVSLVGVLNADTALFSHDFRASERLFAQLMQVSGRAGRAGLPGEVLVQTRYPRHALYHALGRQDYVGFANSTLGERRDAHLPPFVYQALLRAEGRTLDAALAFLLQAAAALPGLPGADRVTVYDAVPMTIVKVANVHRAQLLLESASRAALQHALRAWQPELRALKGVLRWSVEVDPLDI, from the coding sequence ATGAGCGGCACCTATCTGCGCGTCGCGCTCGACCATCCGCTCGCCACCCTGTTCGACTACCGCTGCGACGCGCAACCGGCGCCCGGGCCCGGCACGCTCGTGCAGGTGCCGTTCGGCAAGCGGCAGGCCGTCGGGCTCGTCTGCGAAGTGACGACTCACACCGACGTGCCGCCGTCGCGGCTGCGCGCGATCGACGCGATCTGCACCGACCTGCCGCCGTTGTCGCCGGACTGGCTCGCGCTCGTGTCGTTCGCCGCGGATTACTACCAGCGCGGGCGTGGCGAGGTCGCGTTGCCGGCGCTGCCGCAGGCGCTGCGCGATGCCGGGCGCTGGGGGCGGCTGCTCGCGCCGGAGGTGCGTTACCGGCCGACGGAAACCGGCCGCGCGGCGCTACCCGACGCGTTGCCTGCGCGCGGGGCCGCGCTGCGGCGGCTCGCGCAGGCGCTGGTCGACACCGGCTCGCTGGCGCTGCCGGACGCGCGCGCGCTGCACCCGAAGGCGGCGGCCACGCTCGACGACTGGGCGGCGCGCGGCTGGGTCGACGTCGAGGAGATCGGCTGGGCCGATGCGCCTGTGCCCAAAGCTGTGGATAACCTGTTGGCAGCCGGTGGACGAACTGTGCCGCCGGCGCTCACGGACCAGCAGGCCGAGGCGCTCGACGCGATCCGCGCCGCGCAGGGCTTCGCGCCGTTCCTGCTGCACGGCGTGACGGGCAGCGGCAAGACCGAGGTCTATCTGCACGCGCTCGCGTCGCTGCTCGACGCGCGGCCGGATGCGCAGGCGCTCGTGCTCGTTCCCGAAATCAACCTGACGCCGCAGTTCGAAGCCGCGTTTCGCGCGCGTTTCGCGGGGGCGCTCCCCGACGACGCGATCGTCACGCTGCACAGCGGGCTCGCGGAGGGCGAACGTGCGCGCAACTGGCTCGCCGCGCACACGGGCCGCGCGCGGATCGTGCTCGGCACGCGCCTCGCGGTGCTCGCGTCGATGCCGACGCTCGCGCTGATCGTCGTCGACGAGGAGCACGAGCCCGCTTACAAGCAGCAGGAAGGGCTGCGCTATTCGGCGCGCGATCTCGCCGTGTGGCGCGCGAAGCAGCTCGGCATCACGGTCGTGCTCGGCTCGGCGACGCCGTCGCTCGAAAGCTGGTGGCAGGCCGAGCAGGGCCGCTACACGCGGCTCACGCTGTCGCGTCGCGCGGTGGCCGACGCGACGCTGCCGACCGTGCGGCTGATCGACCTCGAAGAGGAGCGGCGCCGCGGTCGCGCGTCGATGGGCGGGCTGTCGGGGCCGCTCGTCGCGGCACTGAAGGCGCGGCTCGAGCGCGGCGAACAGAGCCTCGTGTTCCTGAACCGGCGCGGTTATGCGCCGCAGCTCGCGTGCGACGCCTGCGGCTGGGTCGCCGGCTGCCCGCGCTGCAGCGCGTACGTCGTGCTGCACAAGCCCGAGCACGCGTTGCGCTGCCATCACTGCGGCTGGGAGTCGCGCATTCCGCGGTCGTGCCCCGAGTGCGGCAACGTCGACATCGCGCCGCTCGGGCGCGGCACGCAACGGATCGAGGAAGCGCTCGCCGAAGCCGTGCCGGGCGCGCGCGTGCTGCGGATCGACGCGGACAGCACGCGCCGCAAGGGCAGCGCCCAGGCGCTCTTTTCCGACGTGCATGCGGGGGAGGTCGATATCCTCGTCGGCACGCAGATGATCGCGAAGGGGCACGACTTCCAGCGCGTGTCGCTCGTCGGCGTGCTCAATGCCGACACCGCGCTGTTCTCGCACGACTTCCGCGCGAGCGAACGGCTGTTCGCGCAGCTGATGCAGGTGAGCGGCCGCGCGGGCCGCGCGGGGCTGCCGGGCGAAGTGCTCGTGCAGACACGTTACCCGCGTCACGCGCTGTACCACGCGCTCGGGCGGCAGGATTACGTCGGCTTCGCGAATTCGACGCTCGGCGAGCGCCGCGACGCGCACCTGCCGCCGTTCGTCTACCAGGCGTTGCTGCGCGCCGAAGGGCGCACGCTCGACGCCGCGCTCGCGTTCCTGCTGCAAGCCGCGGCCGCGTTGCCGGGGCTGCCGGGCGCCGATCGCGTGACGGTCTACGACGCGGTGCCGATGACGATCGTCAAGGTCGCGAACGTGCATCGCGCGCAGTTGCTGCTCGAAAGCGCATCGCGGGCGGCGCTGCAGCATGCGCTACGCGCATGGCAGCCTGAGCTGCGCGCGCTGAAGGGCGTGCTGCGTTGGAGCGTCGAGGTCGATCCGCTGGATATCTGA
- a CDS encoding branched-chain amino acid ABC transporter substrate-binding protein, translating to MQHTMKKLAGATFVAVMSLAGTAHADDVKIGYAGPMTGAQAHYGKDMQNGIALAIEDFNATSPKIGGKPVKFVLDTQDDQADPRTGTTVAQKLVDDGIKGMLGHFNSGTTIPASRIYANAGIPQIAMATAPEYTQQGYKTTFRMMTSDTQQGSVAGTFASKDLGMKKIAIVDDRTAYGQGLADQFEKAAKAGGATIVDREFTNDKAVDFKAILTKLKAAKPDLVYYGGADSQAAPMVKQMKTLGITAPLMSGEMVKTPTFLKIAGTAADGTIASLAGLPLEEMPGGKTYADKYKKRFGEDVQTYSPYAYDGAMALFNAMKKADSTDPAKYLPVLAKTDMAGVTSTHVAYDAKGDLKNGGITMYKVEKGEWKPLKSIGGK from the coding sequence ATGCAACACACGATGAAAAAGCTGGCAGGCGCGACGTTCGTCGCGGTCATGTCGCTGGCGGGGACGGCCCATGCGGATGACGTGAAGATCGGTTACGCAGGGCCGATGACGGGCGCGCAGGCGCACTACGGCAAGGATATGCAGAACGGGATCGCGCTCGCGATCGAGGATTTCAACGCGACGAGCCCGAAGATCGGCGGCAAGCCGGTGAAGTTCGTGCTCGACACGCAGGACGACCAGGCTGACCCGCGCACCGGCACGACGGTCGCGCAGAAGCTCGTCGACGACGGCATCAAGGGCATGCTCGGCCACTTCAACTCGGGCACGACGATTCCGGCTTCGCGCATCTACGCGAACGCGGGCATTCCGCAGATCGCGATGGCGACCGCACCGGAATACACGCAGCAGGGCTACAAGACGACCTTCCGCATGATGACGTCCGACACGCAGCAGGGCTCGGTGGCCGGCACGTTCGCGTCGAAGGATCTCGGCATGAAGAAGATCGCGATCGTCGACGACCGCACGGCCTACGGCCAGGGTCTCGCCGACCAGTTCGAGAAGGCCGCGAAGGCCGGCGGCGCGACGATCGTCGACCGTGAATTCACGAACGACAAGGCTGTCGACTTCAAGGCGATCCTGACCAAGCTGAAGGCGGCGAAGCCGGATCTCGTCTACTACGGCGGCGCGGATTCGCAGGCGGCACCGATGGTCAAGCAGATGAAGACGCTCGGCATCACCGCCCCGCTGATGAGCGGCGAAATGGTGAAGACACCGACGTTCCTGAAGATCGCGGGCACCGCGGCGGACGGCACGATCGCTTCGCTGGCAGGCCTCCCGCTGGAAGAAATGCCGGGCGGCAAGACGTACGCCGACAAGTACAAGAAGCGCTTCGGCGAAGACGTGCAGACGTACTCGCCGTATGCGTACGACGGTGCGATGGCGCTGTTCAACGCGATGAAGAAGGCCGATTCGACCGATCCGGCGAAGTACCTGCCGGTGCTCGCGAAGACCGACATGGCCGGCGTGACGTCGACGCACGTCGCGTATGACGCGAAGGGCGACCTGAAGAACGGCGGCATCACGATGTACAAGGTCGAGAAGGGCGAGTGGAAGCCGCTGAAGAGCATCGGCGGCAAGTAA
- a CDS encoding class I adenylate-forming enzyme family protein — protein sequence MNLVAALDRAARATPDQPFLVSESATITYAAARERSHRAAAVLSALGVAAGDRVAAMCFNTPAFVDLMFGAWRLGATFVPVNHKLQAPEVDYVLEHSRSKALLFDVALAPVVERLVHPARRLVTEGELDGVPCFDTLCATMDGLAGIEPADGDIAQILYTSGTTGHPKGCVHSHRTVTLAAMQAALATGIGRHERTLMAMPIWHSSPLNNWFGGTLYAGGTVVLLREYHPLRFLQTIERERVTLYFGAPVSYLLPLDTVDGFAAFDLSSVRAWLYGGGPIGPAQAERLTRAYRSDAFFQVYGMTEAGPAGTTLYPDEQIAKAGSIGRTGGPGVDLRVVRIDGLDAHPGETGEIWLKTDSMMLGYLDDAAATRAAFAPHGWYRTGDIARIDQDGYLFIVDRLKDMIVTGGENVYSKEVEDVLGAHPDIAEAAVVGVPHPEWGETVVAHVVLRAGTVPDADALRAFCGERLAAYKIPREFTFAQALPRTPTGKLQKFLLRVRRE from the coding sequence ATGAACCTCGTCGCCGCCCTTGATCGCGCCGCCCGTGCGACGCCCGACCAGCCGTTCCTCGTCAGCGAATCCGCGACGATCACCTATGCCGCCGCGCGCGAGCGCTCGCACCGCGCGGCAGCCGTGCTGAGCGCGCTCGGCGTCGCGGCCGGCGACCGTGTCGCCGCGATGTGCTTCAACACGCCGGCGTTCGTCGACCTGATGTTCGGCGCGTGGCGGCTCGGCGCGACGTTCGTGCCGGTCAACCACAAGCTGCAGGCGCCGGAAGTCGACTACGTGCTCGAACACAGCCGCAGCAAGGCGCTGCTGTTCGACGTCGCGCTCGCGCCGGTGGTCGAACGCCTCGTGCATCCCGCGCGGCGGCTCGTGACCGAAGGCGAACTCGACGGCGTGCCGTGCTTCGACACGCTGTGCGCGACGATGGACGGCCTCGCGGGCATCGAGCCGGCCGACGGCGACATCGCGCAGATCCTCTATACGTCGGGCACGACCGGCCACCCGAAAGGCTGCGTGCACAGCCACCGCACCGTGACGCTCGCGGCGATGCAGGCGGCGCTCGCGACCGGCATCGGCCGCCACGAGCGCACGCTGATGGCGATGCCGATCTGGCATTCGTCGCCGCTCAACAACTGGTTCGGCGGCACGTTGTACGCAGGCGGCACCGTCGTGCTGCTGCGCGAATACCATCCGCTGCGCTTCCTGCAGACTATCGAGCGCGAGCGCGTGACGCTGTATTTCGGTGCGCCGGTGTCGTACCTGCTGCCGCTCGACACGGTCGACGGCTTCGCGGCGTTCGACCTGTCGAGCGTGCGCGCCTGGCTGTACGGCGGCGGCCCGATCGGCCCCGCGCAGGCCGAACGTCTCACGCGTGCGTATCGCAGCGATGCGTTCTTCCAGGTGTACGGCATGACCGAAGCAGGCCCGGCCGGCACGACGCTGTATCCGGACGAGCAGATCGCGAAGGCCGGTTCGATCGGCCGCACCGGCGGCCCGGGTGTCGACCTGCGCGTCGTGCGGATCGACGGCCTCGACGCGCACCCGGGCGAGACCGGCGAGATCTGGCTGAAGACCGACAGCATGATGCTCGGCTATCTCGACGATGCGGCCGCAACGCGCGCCGCGTTCGCGCCGCACGGCTGGTATCGCACCGGCGATATCGCGCGAATCGATCAGGATGGCTACCTGTTCATCGTCGACCGGCTGAAGGACATGATCGTGACGGGCGGCGAGAACGTCTATTCGAAGGAAGTGGAGGACGTGCTCGGCGCGCACCCGGACATCGCCGAGGCGGCCGTCGTCGGCGTCCCGCATCCCGAGTGGGGCGAGACGGTCGTCGCGCACGTGGTGCTGCGCGCGGGCACCGTGCCCGACGCGGATGCGCTGCGCGCGTTCTGCGGCGAGCGCCTCGCCGCGTACAAGATCCCGCGCGAATTCACGTTCGCGCAGGCGCTGCCGCGCACGCCGACGGGCAAGCTGCAGAAGTTCCTGCTGCGCGTGCGTCGCGAATAG
- a CDS encoding acyl-CoA dehydrogenase family protein — MTESTHAVTNQFDELVDYNLFTTDIALRDALTRAGADWAVPQLDAYGARLGSADTARLADEANHHTPELHTFDRRGRRIDRVDFHPAWHTLLGQYRHEGFVSLAFRDTRRGRWAATAAGFYLHGQIEAGTLCPATMTQAAIPVLQKEPALWDLLRDKLYSDDYDPRDVPVADKRSIWFGMGMTEKQGGSDVRANTTLATAVGAGGRGGEYRLRGHKWFFSAPMCDAHLVVARTEAGSPSCFYVPRWRPDGTKNAVEIQRLKDKVGNRSNSSSEIELNDAWGIMLGDEGRGIPTIIEMATYTRLNCVLGSAAMLRQGVVQAIAYTRQRHAFGRALAEQPLMRTVLADLALESEAALSLSMRLADAFERDDSPRERAWKRIVTPAAKFWVCKRAVELTGEVMEVFGGNGYVDDGPIARLFREAPVNSIWEGSGNVMCLDVLRAISREPDAAAALFAELADLGAGEPRIRAALDALRAMLAAPADTLEASGRVVAQRLAVVAQACLLHRDAPAPVADAFIATRLAAPDWGRIAGGFDPHTIDVAALLQRAYPA, encoded by the coding sequence ATGACCGAATCGACTCACGCCGTCACGAACCAGTTCGACGAACTGGTCGACTATAACCTCTTCACGACGGACATCGCGCTGCGCGACGCGCTCACCCGCGCGGGCGCCGACTGGGCCGTGCCGCAGCTCGACGCCTACGGCGCGCGGCTCGGCAGCGCCGACACCGCACGGCTCGCCGACGAAGCGAACCACCACACGCCGGAACTGCACACCTTCGACCGGCGCGGCCGGCGCATCGACCGCGTCGACTTCCACCCGGCCTGGCACACGCTGCTCGGCCAGTACCGCCACGAAGGCTTCGTGTCGCTCGCGTTCCGCGACACGCGCCGCGGCCGCTGGGCCGCGACGGCCGCCGGCTTCTACCTGCACGGCCAGATCGAGGCCGGCACGCTGTGCCCGGCGACGATGACGCAGGCCGCGATTCCCGTACTGCAGAAGGAGCCCGCGCTGTGGGACCTGCTGCGCGACAAGCTCTACAGCGACGACTACGATCCGCGCGACGTGCCGGTCGCCGACAAGCGCTCGATCTGGTTCGGCATGGGCATGACCGAGAAACAGGGCGGCTCCGACGTGCGCGCGAACACGACGCTCGCGACCGCCGTCGGCGCGGGCGGACGCGGCGGCGAATACCGGCTGCGCGGCCACAAGTGGTTTTTCTCGGCGCCGATGTGCGACGCGCATCTCGTCGTCGCGCGCACCGAAGCCGGCAGCCCTTCGTGCTTCTACGTACCGCGCTGGCGGCCGGACGGCACGAAGAACGCGGTCGAGATCCAGCGGCTGAAGGACAAGGTCGGCAACCGCAGCAACTCGAGCAGCGAGATCGAGTTGAACGACGCGTGGGGCATCATGCTCGGCGACGAAGGCCGCGGCATTCCGACCATCATCGAGATGGCCACCTACACGCGGCTGAACTGCGTGCTCGGCAGCGCGGCGATGCTGCGCCAGGGCGTCGTGCAGGCGATCGCGTACACGCGCCAGCGCCATGCGTTCGGCCGCGCGCTCGCCGAGCAGCCGCTGATGCGCACCGTGCTCGCCGATCTCGCGCTCGAAAGCGAAGCGGCGCTGTCGCTGTCGATGCGTCTCGCCGACGCGTTCGAGCGCGACGACTCGCCGCGCGAACGCGCATGGAAGCGCATCGTCACGCCCGCCGCGAAATTCTGGGTGTGCAAGCGCGCGGTCGAGCTGACCGGCGAGGTGATGGAAGTGTTCGGCGGCAACGGCTACGTCGACGATGGCCCGATCGCGCGGCTGTTCCGCGAGGCGCCCGTCAACTCGATCTGGGAAGGCTCGGGCAACGTGATGTGCCTCGACGTGCTGCGCGCGATATCGCGCGAGCCCGACGCGGCCGCCGCGCTGTTTGCCGAACTCGCCGATCTCGGCGCGGGCGAACCGCGCATCCGCGCGGCGCTCGATGCGCTGCGCGCGATGCTCGCGGCGCCTGCCGACACGCTCGAGGCATCGGGCCGCGTGGTCGCGCAGCGGCTCGCGGTGGTCGCGCAAGCCTGCCTGCTGCACCGCGATGCGCCGGCGCCCGTTGCCGACGCATTCATCGCGACGCGGCTCGCCGCGCCCGACTGGGGCCGCATCGCGGGCGGCTTCGATCCGCACACGATCGACGTCGCCGCGCTGCTGCAGCGCGCGTACCCGGCCTGA
- a CDS encoding pyridoxal phosphate-dependent aminotransferase: MRSATAPRSKLPDVGTTIFTVIGQLAARHDALNLSQGAPNFAPDPALVEGVARAMRDGHNQYAPMAGVMALRERLAEKTEALYGTHYDPATEITVIASASEGLYAAISALVHPGDEVIYFEPSFDSYAPIVRLQGATPVAIKLSPEHFRVNWDEVAAAINPRTRMIIVNTPHNPTATVFSADDLERLAQLTRDTGIVILSDEVYEHVVFDGAQHQSMARHRELAERSVIVSSFGKSFHVTGWRVGYCLAPAELMDEIRKVHQFMVFAADTPMQVAFAEILARPDSYLGLSAFYQAKRDLLARELADSRFELLPSEGSFFMLARFRHFSDESDSDFVLRLIRDARVATIPLSAFYTDGTDAGVIRLSFSKDDATLIEGARRLRSL; the protein is encoded by the coding sequence ATGCGAAGCGCCACCGCGCCCCGCTCGAAATTGCCCGACGTCGGGACGACGATCTTCACGGTGATCGGCCAACTGGCTGCCCGCCACGACGCGTTGAACCTGTCGCAAGGGGCGCCGAATTTCGCGCCCGATCCGGCGCTCGTCGAAGGCGTTGCGCGCGCGATGCGCGACGGACACAACCAGTACGCGCCCATGGCCGGCGTCATGGCGCTGCGCGAGCGGCTCGCCGAGAAGACCGAGGCGCTGTACGGCACGCACTACGACCCGGCCACCGAGATCACGGTGATCGCCAGCGCGAGCGAAGGGCTCTACGCGGCGATCAGCGCGCTCGTGCATCCGGGCGACGAGGTGATCTACTTCGAGCCGTCGTTCGACAGCTATGCGCCGATCGTGCGGCTGCAGGGCGCGACGCCGGTGGCGATCAAGTTGTCGCCCGAGCATTTCCGCGTGAACTGGGACGAAGTCGCCGCGGCGATCAACCCGCGCACGCGGATGATCATCGTCAACACGCCGCACAACCCGACCGCGACCGTGTTCTCGGCCGACGATCTCGAACGGCTCGCGCAGCTCACGCGCGATACCGGCATCGTGATCCTGTCCGACGAGGTCTACGAGCACGTCGTGTTCGACGGCGCGCAGCACCAGAGCATGGCGCGCCATCGCGAGCTGGCCGAGCGCAGTGTGATCGTGTCGTCGTTCGGCAAGTCGTTCCACGTGACGGGCTGGCGGGTCGGCTATTGCCTTGCGCCGGCCGAGCTGATGGACGAGATCCGCAAGGTGCACCAGTTCATGGTGTTCGCGGCCGACACGCCGATGCAGGTCGCGTTCGCGGAGATCCTCGCGCGGCCGGACAGCTACCTCGGCCTGTCGGCGTTCTACCAGGCCAAGCGCGACCTGCTCGCGCGAGAGCTGGCCGATTCGCGTTTCGAGCTGCTGCCGAGCGAAGGCTCGTTCTTCATGCTGGCGCGCTTCCGGCACTTCTCGGACGAAAGCGACAGCGATTTCGTGCTGCGCCTGATCCGCGACGCGCGCGTCGCGACGATTCCGCTGTCGGCGTTCTATACCGACGGCACCGACGCCGGCGTGATCCGGCTCAGTTTTTCGAAGGACGACGCGACGCTGATCGAAGGCGCGCGGCGGCTGCGTTCGCTGTAA
- a CDS encoding ABC transporter substrate-binding protein, translating to MKHTAPLKLAFALACAIGSGAALAEAQTLRFGLEAQYPPFESKAPNGDLQGFDVDVGNAVCQTAKLSCKWIETSFDGLIPALQGRKFDAINSAMNATEQRRQAIDFTTIIYRVPTQLIARTGSGLLPTPESLKGKRVGVLQASIQETFAKAHWEPAGVTVVPYQDQNQAYADLVSGRLDATLVLAPSGQRGFLSRPDGKGFSFVGQPVRDDKILGNGIAFGLRKGDSALKAKLDAAIDKLKADGTVKTLGLKYFGDIDISAK from the coding sequence ATGAAGCACACGGCCCCCTTGAAACTCGCGTTCGCACTCGCGTGCGCCATCGGCTCGGGCGCGGCGCTCGCCGAAGCGCAGACACTGCGCTTCGGCCTCGAGGCGCAATACCCGCCGTTCGAATCGAAAGCGCCGAACGGCGACCTGCAGGGCTTCGACGTCGACGTCGGCAATGCCGTCTGCCAGACGGCGAAGCTGTCGTGCAAATGGATCGAGACGTCGTTCGACGGCCTGATTCCCGCGCTGCAGGGCCGCAAGTTCGACGCCATCAACTCGGCGATGAACGCGACCGAGCAGCGGCGCCAGGCGATCGACTTCACGACGATCATCTATCGCGTGCCGACCCAGCTGATCGCCCGCACCGGCAGCGGCCTGCTGCCGACGCCGGAATCGCTGAAGGGCAAGCGCGTCGGCGTGCTGCAGGCGTCGATCCAGGAAACCTTCGCGAAGGCGCACTGGGAGCCGGCCGGCGTCACGGTCGTCCCGTATCAGGACCAGAACCAGGCGTACGCGGACCTCGTGTCCGGGCGTCTCGACGCGACGCTCGTGCTCGCACCGTCCGGCCAGCGCGGTTTCCTGTCGCGTCCGGACGGCAAGGGCTTCTCGTTCGTCGGCCAGCCGGTGCGCGACGACAAGATCCTCGGCAACGGCATCGCATTCGGGCTGCGTAAAGGCGACAGCGCGCTGAAGGCGAAACTCGATGCGGCGATCGACAAGCTGAAGGCGGACGGGACGGTGAAGACGCTCGGCCTGAAGTATTTCGGCGACATCGACATCTCGGCGAAGTAA
- a CDS encoding FAD-binding oxidoreductase — MQNRNTAATGSDRGGAPLPGDGLEAVLVAELGDALVTRSADIDPRYFTAYNEPAGARPHALVRPRSIDDVSRTLALCTRFGQPVVPQGGLTGLARGAVALGGEVVLSMERFAGIEALDAAAGTMTVRAGTPLQTVQEAAEAAGFTFGVDLGARGSCQIGGMLATNAGGTRAIRYGMMREQVLGLEAVLADGTVVSSMNRMLKNNAGYDLKQLFIGSEGTLGVVTRAVLRLHPLLAAPATALCRVRDYDAVVALWNRVRMLPEVVSFEAMWPAFYDYVARHTPGVSAPFVGDDGFAVLIECATSAPGGDAHQALETGLAAGFDAGLVEDAVLATSERQARDLWTLREGLAIDALPHLVNFDVSLPTGELGAFAERCEAALRARWPDVMCLFFGHVGDGNVHIGVSLAGMTDADLDALDHCVYAVVREMGGSVSAEHGIGVLKRAYLAHTRSDAEIGLMRRLKAALDPLGILNPGKVL; from the coding sequence ATGCAGAACCGGAACACGGCCGCCACGGGTAGCGATCGGGGCGGCGCGCCGCTGCCGGGTGACGGACTCGAAGCCGTGCTCGTCGCCGAACTGGGCGATGCGCTCGTCACCCGCTCGGCCGACATCGATCCGCGTTATTTCACCGCGTACAACGAGCCGGCCGGCGCGCGGCCGCATGCGCTGGTGCGCCCGCGCAGCATCGACGACGTGTCGCGCACGCTCGCGCTGTGCACGCGTTTCGGCCAGCCGGTCGTGCCGCAGGGCGGCCTGACGGGGCTCGCGCGCGGTGCGGTCGCGCTGGGCGGCGAGGTGGTGCTGTCGATGGAACGCTTCGCGGGCATCGAGGCGCTCGACGCGGCGGCCGGCACGATGACCGTGCGCGCCGGGACGCCGTTGCAGACGGTGCAGGAAGCCGCGGAAGCGGCGGGTTTCACGTTCGGCGTCGATCTCGGCGCGCGCGGTTCATGCCAGATCGGCGGCATGCTCGCGACCAACGCGGGTGGCACGCGGGCGATCCGCTACGGGATGATGCGCGAGCAGGTGCTCGGGCTCGAGGCGGTGCTCGCGGACGGCACGGTCGTGTCGTCGATGAACCGGATGCTGAAGAACAACGCGGGCTACGACCTCAAGCAGCTGTTCATCGGCAGCGAAGGGACGCTCGGCGTCGTCACGCGTGCGGTGCTGCGGCTGCATCCGTTGCTGGCCGCACCGGCCACGGCGCTCTGCCGCGTGCGCGACTACGACGCGGTGGTCGCGCTGTGGAACCGCGTGCGCATGTTGCCGGAGGTCGTCAGTTTCGAGGCGATGTGGCCGGCGTTCTACGACTACGTCGCGCGTCATACGCCGGGCGTTTCGGCTCCGTTCGTCGGCGACGACGGCTTCGCGGTACTGATCGAATGCGCGACGAGCGCGCCGGGCGGTGACGCGCACCAGGCGCTGGAAACCGGTCTCGCGGCGGGGTTCGACGCGGGGCTCGTGGAGGATGCGGTGCTCGCGACGTCGGAGCGGCAGGCGCGCGACTTGTGGACGCTGCGCGAAGGCCTCGCGATCGACGCGCTGCCGCATCTCGTCAACTTCGACGTGAGCCTGCCGACGGGCGAGCTCGGTGCGTTCGCCGAGCGCTGCGAGGCGGCGTTGCGGGCGCGCTGGCCGGACGTCATGTGCCTGTTCTTCGGCCATGTCGGGGACGGCAATGTGCATATCGGCGTGTCGCTGGCGGGGATGACCGACGCGGACCTCGATGCACTCGATCACTGCGTGTACGCGGTGGTGCGCGAGATGGGCGGGTCGGTGTCGGCCGAACACGGGATCGGCGTGCTCAAGCGCGCTTATCTCGCGCATACGCGCAGCGACGCGGAAATCGGATTGATGCGACGCCTGAAGGCCGCGCTGGATCCGCTCGGCATCCTGAATCCCGGCAAGGTGCTTTGA